The Spirosoma sp. SC4-14 DNA window AATTAAGGCTGTTGAGCCATAGTACCCCAATGCCCGTATTTGTTTTTTTCGTTACTGAGCTTCGGCTCGCCACACGTTGTTCTTTTCGTTGATATCCGGCAGTTTCTCATCCGGGTCCAGCACAACCGTTTTCAAGGGCGATGTTGAGTTGTATTTGAATGTCCATGTACCGCCCCGCTGCCAAACCTCAACAGGCAGATTCACCCGACCTTTTTTACCATTGCTTTCTGTTACTTCAATTGTGGCAGGCATCGCAAACTTGTCGAGGTTTTCAATGGTAATCAGCGAACCCTTTTCGGCCGATCCATCTACGTATTTTACTTCTTTCACAGCCTGATCAAGTTTCCAGGTTTCATAGAAGTAACCACGCCAGAACCAGCCTAAATCCTCACCGGCTCCATCTTCAATGCTCCTGAAAAAATCATAAGGAGTAGGGTGTTTGAATGCCCATCGGCTAACGTAGTTTTTGAAAGCGAAGTCGAATCGTTCAGGGCCTAACACTACCTCACGAAGCAGTTTCAACCCCATTCCGGGCTTATAGTAAGCCAGAATTCCCAGTACTCGTGCCTGCTGCACATCAGGAATGGTCATGATAGGCTCAGTTGGGTAGAACAGTGCAGGAGCAATGTCGTGCATGGTGCCCCGCTCCCGATCATACTCACCCTTGTTGAAATTGGCCGTCGAGAGCGTATTAATGAAGGTATTGAACCCCTCATCCATCCAGGGAAATTTCCGCTCATTATTGCCCACAATCATCGGGAACCAGTTATGACCAAACTCGTGGTCGGTTACGCCCCACAATCCATCCTTACGGCCTTTATGATCGCAGAAGATAATTCCAGGGTACTCCATTCCGCCCACAATGCCGGCCACATTGGTAGCAACCGGATAACTGTACTCGTAGAGGTATTTGGAGTAAAATTCAATAGCACCCTTCACATACTCAGTTGAACGCCCCCAGGCATCATTTCCTGCACTTTCGGCCGGATAGACCGACTGTGCCAGAGCAGATTTGCCACTAGGCAGATCCATTTTAGCCGCATCCCAAACAAACGCTTTCGACGATGCCCAGGCTACATCACGTGTATTTACACAACGAAACTTCCAGGTCAGTGTGCCCGATTTTTTCGGGCGGCTGTTTGGATTTGTTACTTCGTCTTTAGTCCGAATCATTACGGTTTGATCGCTCTGGCGGGCCTGCGCTAATCGCTTGATCTGATCGGCCGTCAGTACATCGTTTGGGTTCAGAAGTTCTCCCGACCCCACCACAATATGATCCCAGGGTACGGTAACGTTGTAGTCGATGTCGCCATAATCGAGGTAGAACTCACCCGCCCCCAGATACGGCAATACGTTCCAGCCTTCAATGTCATCGAAAACGCACATGCGAGGATACCACTGTGCAATTTCGTAGATGATTCCATCTTTACGTTTCAGTTGTCCCATACGGTCAGAACCGTATTCGGGAATCTTGAACGAGTAGGCTACTTTCACTTTCACCACCTCACCGTTAGGCTTTACGGGTTCGGCCAGGCGGATCTGCATACGGGTATCCGTAATCACATAAGGCGCACCTGCAAACTTGTTATGCCCCTGCTCAACGGTCACGCTCGAAATGGTAAGTCCTCCGGCAAATCCCATATTTCCAAAACGACCTCCCGAAACAGGTGTTGTTTTGGCGGCCCGCGATGTATCACTAAAGGCGTTCTGATCGAGTTGCAGCCACAGATAAGACAGCGCTTCGGGTGAGTTGTTTTTGTAAGTGATGGTAACTTCACCCGTAATGGTGTTCTGCTGATCGTCCAGCGTAACGTTTATCTGGTAATCGGACCGGTTTTGCCAGTAACGAGGGCCAGGAGCACCACTCCCGGCCCGATAATCGTTGCCGGGTTGCATATTGAACAACGGATGAAATAATTCAAGAGGGTCGTATTTCGATCCGGGCGTAGACGTCGACGACGGAGCATTCTGAGCGTACGAAATCAAACTTAACGCCCAAAGCCCCGCCCCTAGAGCAATTTTTCTCATGAAGCAATAAATAACAGATTTTCTACAAATAACGAAATAAAGCGATAAAACTGGATAGTTGTTTGACGCAGTCTTAGATTGGCAACTGCAAATCAAGTCTGTGATGTGCCAGCAGAAAGAGAAATAAGCCTACCCACAAAATATCGACAAAATGCCAATAAAGTGTAATAAGTTTGATTTTAAGCTGGTTTGGTGGATTTACACTATACACGAACGAGTCGACATACATGCGTCTCCGTAAGGCTTCGATCAGGGCGATTACCAGGAAAATTAATCCAATTAAAATATGAAGCAGGTGAATACCCGAAATAATGTAAACAAAGCTCCCCGCGGGATTGCTTTTGAGGCCAACACCTGCCAGAATCATCTGCCGCCACCCCCAACCCTGTAGCAGAATAAACAATGTGCCGAGCACCAGAGTAGAGGCCATGTTGATGCGGTAGCTACTAAAACGCTCATGCCGAAATGCCAGATTAGCATTATGAAGTGTGAAGCTGCTTAACACAATAACAACGGTGCTGATCAGAAACACATTCGGTAGCTTTACATCAACCCAACCGGGGCCCGTACGGCGAATGATATAGGTTACCAACAATATCGTAAATAACATTACGCTACTGGCAATACCCAACCAAACCATAAAGCGAAACGGTTCGCGCCGTCTCGTAATGAAGTTACTCATCTAACCTTTTTTCAACCAGACGTTTAGCCACCTGATCAGCTAATTGATTTTGAGAGCGTTTTAAACCTGTTGCGGGTTAGGCCGGAAACGAAAAACGGTGCCCAAGCTCTCCCTGCCAAACGCTGTATTGATCAAATTGGTTTAAGAGCACCGGCGGAGCATTAAAAATTCCGTAGATCGTTGATCCTGAACCACTCATACTGGCATACACCGCCCCCAGATCATATAATTGTTGCTTAAGTTGCCCTAACAGGGGGTAGTTCGGAAACAGGCTATCTTCAAAATCGTTATGCACGGTATGGCGCCATTCGTCAAGTGACTGTTGCAGATGTACCCGCAACGGTAGTTGAGGCAGTTGGGGTCGCACTTTTGCGTAGGCTTCGGCAGTAGATATAGCCAGGTTCGGATAAACCAGAACGATGTAGTACCCGCGCAGATCAAGGTCTATTTCCTCAAATACATCGCCTTTTTCGAGGCAATACATTGGCCGGTTCTGAACGAAAAAAGCACAGTCGCTACCTAATCGCCGGGCATATCCTTCCAGCTTGTGGGTAGGTAACCCCAGCGTAAAATAGGCATCCAGTAACCTTAGCGTAAAGGCAGCATCGGCCGAGCCTCCGCCCAAGCCTGCCCCAATCGGAACAATTTTATGCAGATGAATATGAACCGGCGGCAAATCGAAATCGGTCTTTAGCAACTCATAAGCCCGTACACACAGATTCGTATGGGTCTCGCCAGGAATCAATAACCCACTGCTACTAAAAATGAAATCAGTTGCCGGAACAACTTCCAGCATATCGGTCCATGAGACCGGATAAAAACACGATTGCAGATTATGAAAGCCATCGGGCCGCTTCTCGGTAATGAAAAGGCCCAGATTAATTTTTGCGTTAGGAAAAGCAAGCATGTACCCAAATGATCACCGACAGTGCGCAGCCGCCGTACTAATAAATGATATGAATGTAAGGCTACGGCCCCATTATTCATAATTTCACCGCCGGGCGGTTCATTATTTTATAGCAATTACTTTAAATTCGGTTCGGCGATTGCGCTGATGTTCGGCTTCGGTACAGATAACTCCATCAGTACAATTATTCACCAATTGCGTTTCGCCCATGCCAATAGCCACCATTCGCTTGCGACTTATCCCTTTCGAATTCAGATAATTGGCCACCGCTTTCGCCCGTTCTGTCGATAGTATTTTGTTATGGGTGGCATCGCCCCGGCTATCGGTATGCGATCGGATTTCTATGACTAATGATGGATATTTCCGCATTGTGGCTACCAGCCGGTCCAGTTCCCGGGATGCATCAGGACGCAGGCTATAACGATCCAGATCATAGTAAATATTATCGATCGTAATCACGTCGCCAACGCTCAGCATTCGCAGATCGGCCGATAACTCTTTCGGCTTTTCTTTTTTGGGAAGTCGCTTAATTCGGTTTGTGTTCGTACCAAATTCAGGTTTTGAGGCCACCAACGTATAGTCGCACCCTGGATCGAGATCGAAACTATAGCGACCATCGGGGCCGGTTACGTACTCCCGTTGCGACCGGTTGCATTCGTTCCGAAGCCTAACCGTAACGCCTTCGATTGGCTTCCCATCCCGTTCGCTTTTAACAATTCCACGAATGCGCGAGCGGGTCAGCGCTGTGGCAGGAGCCGGTCTTTCTGGAATTGTATCCATAATGACTGTGGGCTTCATCATCGATATTTCGAGCCGGGAAGGCTGGTCGTCGGTTAGTGCGCGGGTCGTAAAACCAACGGTGCTGTTGATATAGCCATCGCGGCTGGCCTGAAATGTGAAGGCGTTGTTGGCTTCCAGACATATCCTGACCAGGCCATTCTGATCGGTTGTGATGGTCTGATCGGGGCGACCTTCTGCTTTTGACTTAACCACTATATCGACACTGTCCAAGGGCATATCTGTACTGGAATCGTACAGACGAATCGTTAGATCACGGCATCCATACAGGGAACTTTCACGAATAAATCGATAAATATCGTCGCTGCCATCCTGCCGGTTACTACTAAAATAGCCTGCACGTCGGCTGGCGTCCGTAATCAGCCCGAAGTCATCTTCCCTAGAGTTGATTGGTGCATCCAGGTGCTCAATAGAACGAGCTGTCAGCCCATTCGAGAGTGGTGCGTAGAAAATATCCAGTCCTCCCAAACCACCCCGCCCATCGGACGAAAAATAGAGATTGTTGGCATCGTCGATAAAGGGGAACAGTTCATTTCCCTTTGTGTTGACGGTAGGCCCCAGGTTTACCGGACGGCCCCATTGACCATTCAGATAACGACTAACATAAATATCGGTCCCGCCGAGCCCTCCGGGCATATCGGATACAAAATAGAGCAACTGCTCGTCGCGACTTAAGGATGGATGCCCAACGGAGTATTCATCACTATTGAAAGGTAATTCTTCAACATCGCCCCATGTGCCATTATCCTGCCGTGCTGTATAGATCTTGAGTTTGTTAATACCCTCTGCGCTTTTCTTGGATTTGCCTTCATTATAATTATTTCGTGTGAAGAAAATCCGGTTGCCATCGTGCGAAAACGTGGCGGGCCCTTCGTGGTATTTTGTATTAAGCGCTTTGCTAAATCGCTGGGTTGCACCGGCAGGTTTAGCCTCATAGCCTAAGCCTTCGGTAATAGCTATGCCCTCATAAAAACCCGGAACCGTTCGGGAATCATTAGCCGTTGGGCGTGTATATTCATCGCTGCCTAAGCGTCTTTCTGTTTTGATGTGTTCGTTTGCTGGTTTGCTGATGCTACCATCGGCATTGATAATGCTGCTCACCTTCAGGTTGTTCCGATTAGGCACATAAAATAAGTCGAGATAACCTGCCCCTCCGCCATTGCCTGTTGCCTCAATAGCCGATCCACCTTTTTTACCGGCTACATACACAAGTCCTTCTTTATAAAAAGCGGGACTAAACTCTTCGCCTTTGGAGTTCAAAGACAGGTATTCGAGCCGGTAGCGGATGGTTTCTTTCCGGTTCCCTAATGCCGGAGTATTATCGTCGGGAACAGCTATGGGTGTGCTCGCTACAGCCTTGTCGCGTACTTGAAGATACCGCTCATACTGTTTCTGAGCTTCCTGAAACTTGCCATTTCCAGCCAGTGTCTGTGCAAACAGCAAGGCCTGTTGGGGGTCTTCGTCGGGGTTGTTTACCAATGCCTCCCGATAATAGCGTTCTGCTTTTACCCCATCGCCCACCGAACGATAGGCCTGCGCGAGTTGCCGTTGTACCGCTGCCTTCTGTATGGCCGTAAGCTGATCGCCCTGCTCGTCCAGAATTTGTAAGTAAGCATCAATTGCCCGGCCATACGCCTTATAATTCAGCAGGCGATCGGCCTGCCGCAATAGCGAATCGGCCTGAGCACAAACTATTGTCGAACAGTTCGTCCACAGCAATACGCCCAAAATCAGCTTTAACCAATGTGTCTTCATCAGTACTTTTTCTAAGTCCGGTTTTCCGGTTACTTATTTATAAATTGGCAAACACCCCTGCCTTACTTCGTATCGGCAACTTACCGCGCCAGTGTCAGAAACCGGACGAATTCGCGGCCATCACTTAGCTTAATCTGATAATAGTAGGTACCATCAGGTAAACCTTGCATAGCTGTAGTGGTTTTAATTCCCTGATTGGCAGTCCCATCCCAATCGTTTTTGTAGTTGTTATTTCGGTAAACAACGCTCCCCCAACGGTTATATATTTCCAATTGAATGGTTACACCAGCTGGTAGCCGTTGTACAACAAAATAATCGTTAATACCATCGCCGTTTGGCGAGAATCCTTCCGGAATAAACACGGTAGTGGCTTCCTCTTCAGGCTGTAAGGAATGTAGGGTTATGCTCGTTGGCTCATTGTTATCCGTAGGATCGCCGTTCTGGTCAGGATCAGTGCTGATTCCATTGGTGGATATATCCCGGCAAATGCGCCCATTCGTGTCCAGTGCGTTTACGGCTGCTCTATTGGCAAATGTCAGCGTTGTGGCCTGACTTACATCCATGCGAACTGTAAGCCAGACGTGCGCTTCTGCGCCAGCAGGTAACTGGTTATTTACGGCAAGCAATGTTGTATCGGCACCCTGTCCCGTATAGGCTTCATTAATAGTCAGTCCGTTATCGGCTCTTGCCGAAACGGCGTATAATCTGGCTCCTGTAGCCGTAAAAACAGCATCCAGATTATCAGAGATCTGGAGTTTGGTAAGCGCATGTTTGCCAAGGTTTACAACCGTTAGCAGGTATGTTAGCTCTACCAGTTTTGTTGTTCCTTCTATTAACCACACAGGTTTACTCACTTTCTTACTCAATCCTACCACTTCCTGCGTAAGGGCTGGTGCCCCTATTGTCAATTGTGTTGATGTACCCACACAAGGCCCACTGGCATCGGGGTCCGAAACGGTTAGCGTAAATGTAGTGGACCCACGCTGACGATCCGTTTCCGATAACAGGTAGCGCGTATTAAGTCCATCATCAGTAAACAACCCTCCTCCGCTACTCGACCAACTGGCCGATTCTGCCGAACCGCCCAGTTTTCCCCGTAAATACACAACGCCTTTTGTCCAGTTTAGCGTATCTAACCGAATAGCAACCGTAGCCGGATCGCTTATGCACGGAGTTATCGCATTCTGGCATGGGCCAATACGCACCGTAACGGATACTGGCTCCGTGTAACAGCCAGTGCTGCTACGTCCAAAAATATAATAGACTCCTGCTTTGACGGCCCCCGGCGACTGAACAATTGGCGAATCGAAAGAGGCTCCGGTTCTAAATGAATAATACAATCCATGACTATTTCCCTGAATTGCCGTGGATAAGTCGGCCGTTTGAAAGGGACATTTGTTGATAAGGCTGGTTGTAGCCAGCAGCTTTTGGTCAGACGCCCGAACAATAATCGGAATGCTTGCCGAACTATCGCTCCGACAGGAACCGATCTGGCAAACTGCCCGATAACTCATTGTTTGATTCGGACTCACCGAATGGACTATGCCTTCGTTTCCATCCGACCAGCGAACTGTTCCAATACAGTTGGAAGCCGTTAATCGAACCGACTGCCCCACACAAATTTCTGTTTTATCGGCAACCAAAACGGGTATTGCTGGTGAGGCTACCTGAACCAGAGCCCCTGTCGATGGGTTACTGACACACTGGTTTTGTTGGCAGGTAGCCGTAAATACCGACGTTTGGGTAAGGTTTCCGGTCCAGACTAGCCCAGTTGTCTGATCGGGCCATCGTACTGTGCCACTGCAATTTGTTGCCGTTAGCTGAACAGCATCGCCTGCGCAAATAAGTGCCGATGAAGCCGTGATAGCAGGTGAATCGGGCGTATGGACCGTTATTTTCCAGACATCGGCAAAACAACTGATGCAGCCTTGCCGGGCCCGGCAAATGGCCGTATATTTTGTGGTTTGCTGCGGCCGAACATCAATACTGTTTCCGGTAGCACCATTGGACCATACTACCGTGCCAACACAACCGGTTGCGGTTAAGGTAACAACGTCATTACGGCAAATTTCTTTGGCCGTTCCTGCAATAACTGGCGGTTCAGGATGCTGACACGTATCGGCAGAAATGGTTGCGCTGGCAATAGCATTCATGGATGCTACTATCACTAATAGCATCCATAAATTATTCCGTATTAATTTACTTAGTAGCCGTTTTGCCATACGCTTGCATGATTACTCGTTTACAGACGAATATCATGCCAAGCGTTTCAGAAAGTAATACATGACTGAGAGTTCGGCAATATATGGTTTATATTGCCCGGCTTATTTTGCTAAAGTATAGTTGATGGAAGTAAAGGAAGCCCCAAAAAAAGCGTCTTAATTACAATCATAAACCATGCCAACCTTACAGCCTATTCAACAAAACCATATTACCTAAAGCACACAAAAGGTATCTATAAGTATTCTAAATGAATAATATGCCACTATACTATCTAACGCTAAACGAGCTCAAAAATCTTCTCAATGCGGTCGGGCAACTCGCTTCGGTCATGTGTAACAAAAAGAATTGTTTTATCCTTTAACGAATCCAGCAACGTTCTGGCTAACTGCATGCTCCGGGCATCCATTGCCTGAAAAGGCTCATCCAGGATTAATACAGGAGAATTCTTCAGCAATGCCCTGATCAATAAAGCCAGCCGTTGTTCTCCTACCGATAATGTCCCGAATGGCCGGTCAATCAGCTCACTAAGGCCAAAATAGTCTAATAACTGACGCAAATCAGCTTCCGTACTGGCCGGAATCCGGGCTGGCACCGTGATTGTATCGGTTAGTCCCGTAAAAGCAACCTGCGCTACGGTCAGGTGCTGCGGGAAATAGAGGTGTAATTCAGGGGAGACAAACCCAATCCGACGTTTCACATCCCAGATGCTTTCGCCTTTGCCGCGTCGTTTGCCAAAAACCCGAACGTCGTTTGCATAAGCCTGCGGGTGGTCGCCATATAATAAACTTAGCAACACCGATTTTCCGGCTCCATTTCGGCCCATCAGTGCCCATCGTTCATTTGTATGAACAGTCCAGTTTATCGAATCCAGAATAACACGCTCATTATAACGAACGCTAACATTTGTGAGTTGAAAAGCCTCCGAAAAATCGGCTGGCTTTGGAAGCGTTTCCAAAACCGGAACGGCCGGAAAAGCACTTGAATTTTCCGGCCGAATAAATTCCTCCCGTGGGCCAGCCCAAGTCATTTTCCCTTGCTCTAAAACCAGAACATGGGTGATAAAACTGGGTAAACTCTCGGGCTCAATAGCAATAACAAGCGTTAAGCCATGTTCTACAAGATCGGCAAGCCAGGTTGTCAGATCAGCGCGAAAGGTAGCATCTAAACCTACAAATGGATTATCCAGTAGAAGCACTTGCGGATGTTGTAACAAAGCCCGACCAATACGGGCTTTGCGGGTTTGCCCATTGGATAGTTTCAGGAACGCGTAATCGAGCAGAGGTTCAAGGCCGAGTCGTTGAATCAGGGCCGTTTCTTCGGGCGACCCAGCATAACGCAGATACTCACGAACGGTAATGACAGGCACTTTATCGTTCGAATCGCTCATGGTGGCATGATAGCGCTGCTGATAAAAATGGCCACTGTATGAAAACTGTCGGGAGTCTTCTTTAAAGGAAACAAACGAAGCCGATAGCGACCGGGTAAGCGTACCGGGCAACGTCGGCAACTGTCCGGCCAGAGCCTGTAACAAGGTTGTTTTACCACTTCCTACTGGCCCAACTATAGCCCAACATTCGCCAGCATGAATGGTTAAATTTAAATTGGTCAGAATGGTCTTCCCACCCCGCCGAACAGAAAAGTTATGCAGAGAAATCAAGTCGGTTGTACTGGACATAAAAAAAGCTGGACGGATAACGTTACAAAGTTATCCACCCAGCTTATCCTCATGACGTTTTGCGCTCAATTAATTCGTCATCGAAGAAGGTTTAGTTGTTGTGCCCGATCTGCTTCTTGTGCGGGTTGGCGTATTTCCAACCGAGCCAGCGCCCATACGATCTGTAGTACCCGAATTGTAGGTTGAATTACTAGGACTCGTACCAGCGCCTGTGCTCATCGAACCTGTTCCGGTTGAGTATGTGCTGTTTGTAGTGCTGCCCGTACCATAGGTGGTTGTTCCAGTGGTAGTACCGGTGCCCATCGTATTAGTCCCCGTACCCATTGTACTGGTACCGGTAGGGTTACCCATCGTATTGGTTGGCGGTTGCGCCGGATTGGTGTTTGTACCGGTCATGGGCTGTGTTTGGTACGTTCCCGAATTGGTGCGATTGTTCTGCCCGTTCGAGTTGGTAGTTGTTCCCATGTTTGTGGTACCCGTCGTCCCGGTCGTACCCGAATTGGTCGTTTGTGCTTGCGCGTTGAGGGCCAGGCCGGCTGCCAGCATGAATCCCAGTTTCAATACATTTTTCATAGTTGAGTCTAAATTGCTATTGTGTTACCCAATAGTCTATAGTACAACTCAACTAAAAATCTATTGTTTTACTGCGTCTATTTATTTTAATGATAGAAACGTGCTTAACTCCATAACCCCCTCTTCATATTTACCTACTAATCAGATATTTACCACGTAAATTAAAAATAAAAAAGCTGGTAACTAAAGAGCTACCAGCTTTTTTATTCGAAGATTTCAGGCAATTATAGATTGCCTTTCTTCATTTCCTTAACGGCAAAGTCAGCAGCACGGGCCGTCAGTGCCATGTATGTCAACGACGGGTTCACGCAGGATGCCGAAACCATGCAGGCTCCATCGGTGTTGAACACATTCTTCACCGAATGGATCTGATTATGTGCATTCAGGACTGACGTTTTAGGATCACGGCCCATCCGTGCGGTTCCCATTTCGTGTATACCGATACCGGGATGCTTCGTCTTGTCGTTATAGGGGGTCACATTTTTAAAGCCAGCGGCTTCGAGCATTTCAGCAGCATCGTTCATCATGTCGATCCGCATTTTGTGCTCATTTTCGCCATAGGCAGCATCGAATACAATCAGTGGAAGGCCCCATTTATCTTTCTGATCGGGCGAAAGCGTCATGCGGTTGTTCGGATCAGCAATCATTTCACCAAAACCGCCCAGACTCATCGTCCACGGCCCTGGTTTGGTCAGGCTGTCTTTAAAATCTGCGCCAAACCCTTCCATACCGTTGCCACGTCCCCAGCCACCACGACCAGCACCGCCCTGATAACCAAAGCCACGGACATAATCGCGTTTATCGCCATTCCAGTTACGATAGCGCGGTATATATACCCCATTGGCACGACGGCCAAAGTAATACTGATCTTCCATACCTTCGTATGAACCGGCAGCCCCAGCAGCCAGGTGATGATCCATGATGTTGCGACCAAGTTGATCAGACTCATTACCCATACCGTTGGGGAAGCGGTGTGATTTCGAATTCATCAGAATGAATGTGCTACCGAAAGCCGATGCATTCAGGAAGATAATCCGGGCATAGTACTCCCGAACTTCTTTCGTATTCTGATCGATAACCCGAACACCCGTTGCTTTTCCTTTTGCTTCGTCATAAAGCACTTCCGACACGATCGAGTCGGGGCGTAGTGTTAACCGACCCGTTTTAACAGCGGCTGGCAATGTTGCCGACTGAGTGCTGAAATAAGCTCCGTATGGGCAGCCCCGCATACACTGGTTGCGGAACTGGCAGGCAGCCCGGCCCAGATCGTAGTGCAGTTGTTTAGGCTGCGTCAGGTGAGCCGTCCGCCCGATGGTTACGAGCCGCTTCGGAAACGCCTTCTCGATCCGTTTCTTGGCTTCCCGTTCCAGGCAGTTGAGTTGCATAGGAGGCAGGAAGTTGCCATCGGGCAATACATCCACACCGTCTTTATTGCCCGAAACACCAACAAAGGTTTCGACATAGGTATACCACGGAGCCAGATCTTCGTAGCGAATTGGCCAGTCGACACCGATGCCTTCTTTGCCATTTGCCATGAAATCTTCTTTGTTCCAGCGGTAGCTCTGGCGGCCCCACATCAGCGATCGGCCACCAACGTGATAGCCACGAATCCAGTCGACTTTCCGTTTTTCGAGATATGGGTTTTCTTTGTCATTTTCGAAGAAGTGGCGCCACTCTTCATTGGCCGTATAGCCTGTACGCATGTTGGCCCAGTATTCTTCGGCTGCCTGCGTTGTGATACGTCCCCGATGCGGAAAATCCCAGGGGTTATTGGTTGCAGTAGGATAGCCCTCAATGTGTTTCACATCGCGACCGCGCTCCAGCATTAATACTTTCAAACCTTTCTGGGTCAGTTCCTTAGCGGCCCAGCCACCCGAAATACCCGATCCCACGACAATAGCGTCGTAGGTCATATCTTTTTTTGCGTCTATATTAAGGTTCATGTCTTTCTATACGTTTGTGGCTTACGGTTTATAGTTTACGATTGCTCTGCTTAAGAAGAGTATATGCTCATAGGCAACGCAACCGTAGACTATAAATCGTAAACAATAAACTAATTTTAAATAGCCCAGGCTTTCTGACCCGATTTGAGTGGTACACAACCATCGTAACGACCAGGAACGGCCACGTACTCAAGCGCCTGTGTACAGCCGATTTCTGACGTAAAATAGCCCGTAAGGGTCAGATCTTTCAGAATGGTATAGAAAGGCGTATAAATCTTTTTAGAATCGGTCGGCATTTGCAAATCTGCCTGCGAATTTTCGACTTTGGTGGCTGCTTTGGCAGCCGCCATTTTAGCGAGTTGTTCTTTGGCGTCGGCTTCCAGTTTTTTTACGATTTCAATCCGTTGCGTCGGATCGAGTTGCACAAAGGCTTTACCGTAGGCATCCTGGCTCAGCTTATTGGTTTGGATTAATCCTTCCAGAAAACGCTGCTGGTCGTCGGGCTTGTAACAATCTTTCAGGATAACATCAATCACTTCATTGACTTTAGCGGCTTTAGCGCCGGGGGTGCTGGTCGTTGGTATGATTGTATCGGCCAGTTCAGCAACGGTAGCGTCCTGATCGGCCGTAAAAAAGAGCGGCTTGCCTGTCAGGGCACGGCGGGTTGCTGAGGCCTCGAGGGTGTCGGCCAGCGCAGGCAACGACATGGTTACTCCAGCTAACGCAGCCACCCGCATAAGGGCGTCTCTTCTGTTCATAATCTTTGAGTGAGTTAGACTTTCAAATAGAACGATATTAGGAAATACA harbors:
- a CDS encoding gliding motility-associated C-terminal domain-containing protein, which gives rise to MNAIASATISADTCQHPEPPVIAGTAKEICRNDVVTLTATGCVGTVVWSNGATGNSIDVRPQQTTKYTAICRARQGCISCFADVWKITVHTPDSPAITASSALICAGDAVQLTATNCSGTVRWPDQTTGLVWTGNLTQTSVFTATCQQNQCVSNPSTGALVQVASPAIPVLVADKTEICVGQSVRLTASNCIGTVRWSDGNEGIVHSVSPNQTMSYRAVCQIGSCRSDSSASIPIIVRASDQKLLATTSLINKCPFQTADLSTAIQGNSHGLYYSFRTGASFDSPIVQSPGAVKAGVYYIFGRSSTGCYTEPVSVTVRIGPCQNAITPCISDPATVAIRLDTLNWTKGVVYLRGKLGGSAESASWSSSGGGLFTDDGLNTRYLLSETDRQRGSTTFTLTVSDPDASGPCVGTSTQLTIGAPALTQEVVGLSKKVSKPVWLIEGTTKLVELTYLLTVVNLGKHALTKLQISDNLDAVFTATGARLYAVSARADNGLTINEAYTGQGADTTLLAVNNQLPAGAEAHVWLTVRMDVSQATTLTFANRAAVNALDTNGRICRDISTNGISTDPDQNGDPTDNNEPTSITLHSLQPEEEATTVFIPEGFSPNGDGINDYFVVQRLPAGVTIQLEIYNRWGSVVYRNNNYKNDWDGTANQGIKTTTAMQGLPDGTYYYQIKLSDGREFVRFLTLAR
- a CDS encoding ATP-binding cassette domain-containing protein, which gives rise to MSSTTDLISLHNFSVRRGGKTILTNLNLTIHAGECWAIVGPVGSGKTTLLQALAGQLPTLPGTLTRSLSASFVSFKEDSRQFSYSGHFYQQRYHATMSDSNDKVPVITVREYLRYAGSPEETALIQRLGLEPLLDYAFLKLSNGQTRKARIGRALLQHPQVLLLDNPFVGLDATFRADLTTWLADLVEHGLTLVIAIEPESLPSFITHVLVLEQGKMTWAGPREEFIRPENSSAFPAVPVLETLPKPADFSEAFQLTNVSVRYNERVILDSINWTVHTNERWALMGRNGAGKSVLLSLLYGDHPQAYANDVRVFGKRRGKGESIWDVKRRIGFVSPELHLYFPQHLTVAQVAFTGLTDTITVPARIPASTEADLRQLLDYFGLSELIDRPFGTLSVGEQRLALLIRALLKNSPVLILDEPFQAMDARSMQLARTLLDSLKDKTILFVTHDRSELPDRIEKIFELV
- a CDS encoding GMC family oxidoreductase, which codes for MNLNIDAKKDMTYDAIVVGSGISGGWAAKELTQKGLKVLMLERGRDVKHIEGYPTATNNPWDFPHRGRITTQAAEEYWANMRTGYTANEEWRHFFENDKENPYLEKRKVDWIRGYHVGGRSLMWGRQSYRWNKEDFMANGKEGIGVDWPIRYEDLAPWYTYVETFVGVSGNKDGVDVLPDGNFLPPMQLNCLEREAKKRIEKAFPKRLVTIGRTAHLTQPKQLHYDLGRAACQFRNQCMRGCPYGAYFSTQSATLPAAVKTGRLTLRPDSIVSEVLYDEAKGKATGVRVIDQNTKEVREYYARIIFLNASAFGSTFILMNSKSHRFPNGMGNESDQLGRNIMDHHLAAGAAGSYEGMEDQYYFGRRANGVYIPRYRNWNGDKRDYVRGFGYQGGAGRGGWGRGNGMEGFGADFKDSLTKPGPWTMSLGGFGEMIADPNNRMTLSPDQKDKWGLPLIVFDAAYGENEHKMRIDMMNDAAEMLEAAGFKNVTPYNDKTKHPGIGIHEMGTARMGRDPKTSVLNAHNQIHSVKNVFNTDGACMVSASCVNPSLTYMALTARAADFAVKEMKKGNL
- a CDS encoding gluconate 2-dehydrogenase subunit 3 family protein, whose protein sequence is MNRRDALMRVAALAGVTMSLPALADTLEASATRRALTGKPLFFTADQDATVAELADTIIPTTSTPGAKAAKVNEVIDVILKDCYKPDDQQRFLEGLIQTNKLSQDAYGKAFVQLDPTQRIEIVKKLEADAKEQLAKMAAAKAATKVENSQADLQMPTDSKKIYTPFYTILKDLTLTGYFTSEIGCTQALEYVAVPGRYDGCVPLKSGQKAWAI